In a genomic window of Cloacibacillus sp.:
- a CDS encoding phage major capsid protein yields the protein MEAKAPLCVEDKSVAVPELTAVAPVAKMDVSAKDREVEAFKAFLVGQPYDATALRKAVDVSNSANQASSNAVIIPETVRDSIWKEMGERHPILNAVRMTFVKGDITIIKESSSGDEAAWYNESTKVTDGSFSFATLELKGYELAKAVPVTWMLKKMSMDAFMPYIISLIAEKMGNALAKSVVEGKGAAGSSDTWKSQPQGIAVALEAEASTPQIVTYSASDDIDYDKFCDVMAKIKSGYYGGCAIYAKNTMIWTKLATIKDSDGRPYFVTDPTSGGVGRIFGLTVYEEDAVSDDEILVGNVSAGYVANCNENVSLYQEDHVTDRYTDYMGYAIIDGKVLTNKAFVLIKKSS from the coding sequence CGATGGAGGCAAAAGCTCCATTGTGCGTTGAAGATAAAAGCGTTGCCGTTCCTGAATTAACGGCCGTCGCACCGGTGGCAAAAATGGACGTCTCCGCTAAAGATCGCGAGGTTGAGGCTTTTAAGGCGTTTCTTGTCGGCCAGCCATATGATGCGACGGCACTGCGCAAAGCCGTAGACGTGTCGAACAGCGCAAATCAGGCAAGCAGCAACGCCGTTATCATTCCCGAGACTGTGCGTGATTCCATTTGGAAGGAAATGGGCGAACGCCATCCGATCTTGAACGCGGTGCGCATGACCTTTGTCAAAGGCGACATTACGATTATAAAAGAATCTTCGAGCGGTGATGAAGCGGCTTGGTATAACGAATCGACAAAGGTTACTGACGGCAGCTTTAGTTTTGCGACACTTGAACTCAAAGGCTATGAGCTTGCCAAAGCGGTACCTGTGACGTGGATGCTTAAAAAGATGTCAATGGATGCGTTCATGCCCTATATCATCTCGTTAATCGCGGAGAAGATGGGCAACGCGCTTGCTAAGTCTGTTGTCGAGGGCAAGGGGGCCGCTGGGTCCAGTGACACATGGAAGAGCCAGCCGCAGGGCATAGCCGTCGCTCTAGAGGCGGAGGCCAGCACGCCGCAGATCGTCACATACAGCGCTTCGGACGATATCGATTATGATAAATTCTGTGATGTGATGGCGAAGATAAAGAGCGGCTATTACGGAGGCTGCGCAATCTACGCGAAGAACACCATGATCTGGACGAAGCTTGCTACGATAAAAGATTCTGACGGTCGTCCCTATTTCGTCACAGACCCCACCAGCGGGGGGGTAGGACGCATTTTCGGACTCACGGTTTATGAAGAGGACGCGGTGAGCGATGATGAGATACTTGTCGGCAACGTCTCTGCCGGTTATGTGGCGAACTGCAACGAGAACGTATCGCTCTACCAAGAGGATCACGTAACCGATCGTTATACCGATTATATGGGATACGCAATTATCGACGGCAAGGTGCTCACGAACAAGGCGTTTGTACTCATAAAAAAATCCTCTTAG
- a CDS encoding X2-like carbohydrate binding domain-containing protein, whose protein sequence is MSPETATFSKAVPADVVLTVTGASLVTSVKNQASVVNASNYSYSSGSLTITDDYLATLANGAKTFTVVTDNGSAAVEITVTD, encoded by the coding sequence GTGAGCCCTGAAACGGCCACATTCAGCAAGGCGGTCCCGGCTGATGTGGTGCTCACGGTAACGGGAGCCTCGTTGGTTACATCTGTTAAAAATCAGGCCTCAGTTGTCAATGCAAGTAATTACAGCTATTCGTCCGGTTCGCTCACGATTACCGATGACTATCTGGCCACTCTCGCTAACGGAGCAAAGACGTTTACGGTAGTCACAGACAACGGCAGCGCGGCTGTCGAAATTACGGTCACCGACTGA
- a CDS encoding head-tail connector protein: MPLSLEDLKLYLRVTDDVEDALISAQLAAAESYIKGKVSKTQRLSAREPLAIEDDSLYQQCVKLMVAHWYENRAISSTTRTTVIGIQHTVDAIVAHIEGCGDYL; this comes from the coding sequence ATGCCGCTCTCGCTTGAAGATCTGAAGCTCTATTTGCGAGTGACCGACGATGTCGAGGATGCACTGATCTCGGCGCAGCTTGCTGCGGCGGAATCGTATATCAAGGGTAAGGTAAGCAAAACACAGAGGCTCTCCGCTAGAGAGCCTCTTGCCATTGAGGACGATTCGCTTTACCAGCAGTGCGTTAAGCTTATGGTCGCTCACTGGTACGAAAATCGCGCCATATCCTCCACAACGAGGACGACGGTTATCGGTATCCAGCATACCGTTGACGCGATTGTCGCTCATATTGAAGGATGTGGTGATTATCTATGA
- a CDS encoding head-tail adaptor protein: protein MNPGKLNRYVVLKGLQTIQDEGGGAQESYLIKKSCWASMRTIRTYGEMLANRDTNVCLLEVTVRDNRRADLAPRRGDIVEWSGRVFDVESVSPPENGYVVMICREES, encoded by the coding sequence ATGAACCCCGGAAAGTTAAACCGTTATGTTGTTTTGAAGGGTTTGCAGACAATTCAGGACGAAGGCGGAGGGGCTCAGGAAAGCTACTTGATAAAAAAGAGCTGCTGGGCGTCTATGCGCACAATTCGCACCTACGGCGAAATGCTGGCCAACAGAGACACGAATGTGTGTCTGCTGGAGGTGACGGTGCGTGACAACCGCCGCGCGGATTTGGCGCCGCGGCGTGGAGACATCGTGGAATGGTCAGGCCGAGTCTTCGATGTAGAAAGCGTCTCGCCGCCTGAAAATGGTTATGTTGTGATGATTTGCAGAGAGGAGTCTTGA
- a CDS encoding HK97 gp10 family phage protein yields the protein MGDKIKVEWADRCNIKLSRSLMSMSKVIQDESAAAFRQTADEIQAGAKAVVRVRTGLLRESIKRTVRRKPDSIVARVFADYPATDRVHKTSTKKQAAGSRDYYAFAIEYGTKRSRAYPFLKPTANRLEDRALRRIDAIVNRELGKV from the coding sequence ATGGGCGATAAGATTAAAGTCGAATGGGCCGACCGCTGCAACATAAAGCTAAGCCGATCTCTAATGTCCATGTCTAAGGTCATCCAGGACGAATCAGCCGCCGCTTTTCGCCAGACGGCCGATGAAATTCAGGCAGGCGCAAAGGCCGTTGTGCGTGTGCGGACAGGGTTGCTGCGGGAATCGATAAAAAGAACTGTTCGTAGAAAACCAGATTCTATAGTTGCTAGGGTGTTCGCGGATTACCCTGCAACCGATAGAGTGCACAAGACCAGCACAAAGAAGCAGGCAGCGGGTTCCCGCGATTATTATGCCTTTGCGATCGAGTACGGAACGAAACGTAGCCGGGCGTATCCCTTTTTAAAGCCTACGGCCAACAGGCTGGAAGATCGGGCTCTCCGCCGGATAGACGCTATTGTCAACAGGGAGCTTGGCAAAGTATGA
- a CDS encoding phage tail tube protein: MSKIAAKNSLIMIEISNTATALMACKDWALNTSRGTIDVSTIDSEWKEFLTGQVSADGSATVLYDPTDSTVQTAIETAMWEGTVVTMHLRPEGTGSGKPDYELDALITGWNITGATEDAISIAISFTGTGKITKTSQTTA; the protein is encoded by the coding sequence ATGAGTAAGATAGCTGCGAAAAATTCGCTCATAATGATAGAAATATCCAACACGGCAACCGCGCTGATGGCGTGCAAAGATTGGGCGCTCAACACCTCGCGCGGAACGATAGACGTTTCTACGATCGATTCTGAATGGAAGGAGTTCTTGACCGGACAGGTTTCTGCTGACGGAAGCGCGACGGTCCTCTATGACCCTACGGATTCCACCGTGCAGACTGCCATCGAAACCGCCATGTGGGAAGGCACTGTGGTAACGATGCATCTCCGGCCGGAGGGAACGGGCAGCGGTAAGCCAGACTATGAACTCGACGCGCTTATCACGGGATGGAACATCACCGGTGCTACGGAAGACGCCATCAGCATCGCTATTTCGTTCACCGGCACCGGCAAGATAACGAAAACCAGCCAGACAACGGCATAA